A single window of Spirochaetota bacterium DNA harbors:
- a CDS encoding HypC/HybG/HupF family hydrogenase formation chaperone, which translates to MCLAIPMTVKKIEGSKATVESMGVEKLVDIALTPDVKVNDKVIVHAGFIIEILDPEAARQIEETWNEYTTLLEQEHK; encoded by the coding sequence ATGTGTTTGGCTATACCAATGACAGTAAAAAAGATAGAAGGCTCCAAAGCTACTGTTGAATCGATGGGGGTTGAAAAGCTGGTTGACATTGCACTAACCCCCGATGTAAAGGTTAATGATAAGGTAATAGTGCATGCAGGATTCATCATTGAAATCCTTGATCCTGAAGCCGCACGCCAAATAGAAGAAACCTGGAATGAATATACAACACTGCTGGAGCAAGAACACAAATAA